A genomic window from Winogradskyella sp. J14-2 includes:
- a CDS encoding T9SS type A sorting domain-containing protein: MTLKLRLATIYCFLSFYLSYPQMDMMNALPSNLATHTAVQNGDWFNASTWNVNTVPSTGAIVYIPNAITVDYEGTSGDHLFAVRVDGNINFTQGNANQATRIKFDTFFAMHGSFVTAIADGDSDGRIIFNIEPFDIEAYRSGNNIWSTAAENHFRDNGVVTFKIRTGQGDDRYNTYQQAINGDFQIVESAGTTVNDDEGVLGRYSWDPKQLSLGFVTMGQLEIIGQEKTNMVKLSADASSGLNSIQLSEIPAGWEAGDDIIITSGGNANTSNNGEDQVKIQSISGTTVTLQNNLSKNHLGRSADDLHCYVGNLTRNVVFKSPNTSVVTQRGHVMAMHNDTNVQIKNVQFLRLGRTDKSKLLDDFVWNNWLDPKVFISKISPLGQEIAEMRAIPVNEMTNPRGRYSIHLHKLGTTFGSNMAQVTGNVVWDNPGWGITHHDSHANVSENVVYNVIGAGIVSETGSETGTWDNNLVVNVQQGHTTDPYTASLHHDDYLFSGQGLAMKGRAVLCRNNVIANARQGVGVINMNNSINNLDRLDAQALATTRPGYNVDNFPLSRNGYSKEDDGVMPVEAALIMENTTVIDCNQGLRSIERDMGVNSETRSIFDGFTAWGIKTGLSITYQADYSFRDVFISGDNPNNAIGIDMWKHSHNQTFENIKLVDLNYGVKVSKVVLNNSQGPKTRNNGFTPWVFVNLETSNVNNFYELDVDNPSVDPSFNYTEHTDNTIILNSSDIISRPTTFTILDDSTLEVDYSETGDDALRFEVDGVITDDFGSYEMGIQQALAQGSLREGYPKRIYQFASHAKFEEYLQNNGVYKDENDNDQLYFILNESLPNRRTFEYTTFPVRVKILNAPSTGVFANPQVESAAALAPKNQLISRLATVSQSTTRSDLSYDDGTHATATIILEAEKAIDGNNNGRINAQYYQRGLVPVGSFSQTQNSIEPYYDLDFGELKTIDYFDIWNTVEINGSNLETPSTHFKNFSVFISDTPFTGTTFAESQAQADYEYAKNSIPTLKFSQNNLNAVGRYMRIQSSHTSNIKLKFAEIEVIGRTYEETLSTENPVEETLVKIYPNPTNGIVNIKLNKEYSNVSVDVINILGQTVSTNRYDKLTTTQINIGHQSGIYILKIKGDNNLSLSKKIIKD; this comes from the coding sequence ATGACATTAAAATTACGACTTGCAACAATCTATTGCTTTTTGAGCTTTTACTTGTCCTATCCCCAAATGGATATGATGAATGCTTTGCCATCCAATCTGGCTACGCATACAGCAGTGCAAAATGGCGATTGGTTTAATGCCTCTACTTGGAATGTCAATACTGTCCCATCTACAGGAGCAATAGTTTACATTCCAAATGCAATAACTGTAGATTACGAAGGCACTTCTGGTGACCATCTTTTTGCCGTTCGTGTCGATGGTAACATCAATTTTACGCAAGGTAATGCCAACCAAGCCACACGTATAAAATTCGATACATTTTTTGCTATGCATGGTTCTTTCGTTACAGCCATTGCAGATGGCGACAGCGATGGACGGATCATTTTCAATATTGAACCTTTTGATATCGAGGCCTACCGCTCAGGAAACAATATCTGGTCAACCGCAGCTGAAAATCACTTTAGGGACAATGGCGTGGTGACTTTTAAAATACGAACAGGACAAGGTGACGATAGGTACAACACTTACCAACAGGCCATAAATGGCGATTTTCAAATAGTTGAAAGTGCTGGTACAACAGTTAACGATGATGAAGGTGTTTTAGGCCGCTACAGTTGGGACCCAAAACAGTTGAGCCTTGGTTTTGTAACGATGGGGCAACTTGAAATTATTGGGCAGGAAAAAACCAACATGGTAAAATTATCTGCTGATGCATCTTCAGGCTTAAACAGCATTCAACTTTCAGAAATACCAGCAGGTTGGGAAGCAGGTGACGACATTATCATAACAAGCGGTGGTAATGCCAATACATCCAACAATGGTGAAGACCAGGTAAAAATCCAGAGCATCTCTGGAACAACAGTTACCCTACAAAACAACTTATCCAAAAATCACCTAGGTCGAAGTGCTGACGATTTGCATTGCTACGTCGGTAACTTAACAAGAAACGTCGTTTTTAAATCGCCAAATACAAGTGTGGTAACCCAACGTGGCCATGTTATGGCGATGCACAACGATACTAATGTTCAAATAAAAAACGTACAATTTTTAAGATTGGGGCGAACCGATAAATCTAAACTGTTAGACGATTTTGTTTGGAACAACTGGTTAGATCCAAAAGTATTTATTTCAAAAATCTCACCTCTTGGGCAAGAAATTGCTGAAATGAGAGCTATTCCAGTAAATGAAATGACAAATCCTAGAGGTCGTTATTCTATTCACTTGCACAAATTAGGAACAACATTTGGTTCCAATATGGCGCAAGTGACTGGAAACGTAGTTTGGGATAATCCCGGATGGGGCATTACGCACCACGACTCGCACGCCAATGTTTCGGAAAATGTGGTCTATAACGTAATAGGTGCAGGCATTGTTTCAGAGACCGGAAGCGAAACAGGGACTTGGGACAATAATTTGGTGGTCAACGTTCAACAAGGTCATACCACAGACCCTTATACAGCATCGCTGCATCACGATGATTATTTGTTTTCTGGTCAAGGCCTAGCTATGAAAGGTCGTGCCGTTTTGTGCCGAAATAATGTTATTGCAAATGCCAGACAAGGCGTTGGTGTTATTAACATGAACAATTCCATTAACAACCTGGACCGTTTGGATGCCCAAGCCTTGGCGACCACAAGACCAGGTTATAACGTAGATAATTTCCCATTGAGCAGGAACGGTTACAGCAAGGAAGACGATGGCGTAATGCCTGTTGAAGCAGCACTCATTATGGAAAACACTACCGTTATAGACTGCAACCAAGGGCTGCGTTCCATTGAGCGCGATATGGGCGTTAATAGCGAAACACGCTCAATTTTTGATGGGTTTACAGCTTGGGGCATAAAAACCGGACTTTCCATAACCTATCAGGCAGATTACAGTTTCAGGGACGTGTTTATTTCTGGCGACAACCCAAACAACGCTATTGGCATAGATATGTGGAAACACTCGCACAACCAAACCTTTGAAAATATAAAATTGGTCGATTTGAATTATGGCGTTAAAGTATCTAAAGTGGTACTTAACAATTCTCAAGGCCCAAAAACCCGAAACAATGGATTTACACCTTGGGTTTTTGTGAATCTTGAAACCAGTAACGTCAACAATTTTTATGAATTGGATGTTGACAATCCATCGGTTGACCCAAGTTTTAATTACACAGAACACACCGATAATACCATTATACTAAACAGTAGCGACATCATCTCTCGACCAACAACGTTTACCATTTTGGACGATTCAACCCTAGAAGTAGATTATTCTGAAACTGGTGATGATGCCTTGCGTTTTGAAGTTGATGGTGTTATTACCGACGATTTTGGAAGTTATGAGATGGGAATCCAACAAGCCTTGGCCCAAGGTAGTTTAAGGGAGGGATATCCTAAACGTATCTATCAATTTGCATCTCATGCGAAGTTTGAAGAATACTTACAAAACAATGGTGTTTATAAAGATGAAAATGATAATGACCAGTTATACTTCATCCTTAATGAAAGTTTACCTAACCGACGTACTTTTGAATACACAACATTTCCTGTTCGTGTAAAAATCTTGAATGCACCTAGTACAGGCGTGTTTGCAAACCCACAGGTAGAAAGTGCTGCTGCCCTCGCTCCTAAAAATCAACTTATAAGTCGATTGGCAACAGTTTCACAAAGTACAACCCGCAGCGATTTAAGTTATGACGATGGTACGCATGCTACAGCGACTATTATTTTAGAAGCTGAAAAAGCCATTGATGGCAACAACAACGGACGTATAAATGCGCAATATTACCAAAGAGGTTTAGTGCCTGTTGGAAGTTTTTCACAAACACAAAATTCAATAGAGCCCTACTACGATTTAGATTTTGGTGAGCTTAAAACTATTGACTATTTTGATATTTGGAATACGGTTGAAATTAATGGTTCTAATCTAGAAACACCTTCAACACACTTTAAAAACTTCTCAGTATTTATTTCAGATACACCTTTTACAGGAACAACATTTGCAGAATCACAAGCCCAAGCTGATTATGAATATGCAAAGAATTCAATACCTACGCTAAAATTCTCTCAAAACAACTTAAATGCTGTAGGTCGTTATATGCGTATTCAATCGTCACACACAAGTAACATTAAATTAAAATTTGCCGAAATTGAAGTTATAGGAAGAACTTATGAAGAAACTTTATCTACAGAAAATCCAGTCGAGGAAACCTTAGTTAAAATTTACCCTAATCCTACCAATGGTATAGTTAATATAAAGCTTAACAAAGAATATTCTAATGTTAGCGTTGATGTTATAAACATTCTTGGTCAAACCGTATCTACAAATAGATATGATAAACTTACTACAACTCAAATCAATATTGGGCATCAATCTGGAATCTACATTTTAAAAATAAAAGGGGATAACAACTTAAGCCTTTCAAAGAAAATTATAAAGGACTAG